The genomic stretch TTGAGATAAAAGGTTGATGATGAAATATAGATGGTGCTGTTCCCCTGTTTATTTTCGGTTCAGGCAGCACAAGACCAGTTGAATCAAGCAGGAAGTCACGTTTTACTTTCGCTTTAagcaccattttttttgccttcaCTATGGCAGCATCGAATCAACTTCATTTTGAGGACGAACTTGCCTGCACCATCTGTCTGAAGTTGTTCACAGATCCTGTTACAATTCCCTGTGGTCATACTATCTGCATGAGATGCATAACTAGTTACTGGGATGAAGAAATGAATGTGGAGGCAGGCAGCTGCCCAAAATGCCATGGGAACTCCTCCCTCAAGACTCGGCTTCATAAGAATAGCATTCTCTGTAAAGATGTGAAGGTATCCAAATCTGTGAAGAAAAGTTCTGAAGAATCCTGCTTTAACCCCAATGATCCTGTGTGTGATTTTTGTACTAGCAAAGAGGTGAAAGCTATCAAGTCCTGTCTGGATTGTGTGGCATCATTCTGTGAGACCCACATTAGGACCCATCAAGAAAATGCAGCACTGAAACTTCACAAGCTGGTCAATGCAGCTTGTGTCGAGAATGGCCTATGCAAGAGGCATAAAAGACCACTGGAACTGTTCTGTA from Narcine bancroftii isolate sNarBan1 chromosome 10, sNarBan1.hap1, whole genome shotgun sequence encodes the following:
- the LOC138744044 gene encoding tripartite motif-containing protein 29-like; this translates as MAASNQLHFEDELACTICLKLFTDPVTIPCGHTICMRCITSYWDEEMNVEAGSCPKCHGNSSLKTRLHKNSILCKDVKVSKSVKKSSEESCFNPNDPVCDFCTSKEVKAIKSCLDCVASFCETHIRTHQENAALKLHKLVNAACVENGLCKRHKRPLELFCRTDKTLICCICIVQEHGNHTVVTKEEEREEQQSKLSNQGKSLERDAKVTEIEIEDLRKQTDSIRSSAITLQEDINAKFNELIQDIEEAKLRIVEFLEKEEQVALSKIQETIARKEKKSTDLRKEKVVMQELLEIVDDIKFLRQSKAFSSKPREPSSQDN